A window from Megalobrama amblycephala isolate DHTTF-2021 linkage group LG21, ASM1881202v1, whole genome shotgun sequence encodes these proteins:
- the LOC125256686 gene encoding nicotinamide/nicotinic acid mononucleotide adenylyltransferase 1-like yields the protein MKKNTVELHQLHSTRDVTMHALQSVQQLFEVSQHLLFVPAGSAEYRSEQTARPTELMTLYYPCCDSASTQLNMKHEMAVQMKTKVVLLACGSFNPITNMHMRMFELARDYLQDTGRYIVVKGIISPVGDGYKKKGLIENCHRLEMARLASESSEWISVDDWESQQPVWVETAKVLRHHHAGLISSGDSYNNDLDTVRCGKRRKMEQNRNICQIDFSFNTKGDTPQLKLLCGADVLESFAVPNLWKPEDIEEILGRYGVVCITRCGSDAEKFISESNVLSRHRENIHVVQEWVTNDISATHVRCAIRKGHSVRYLLPDPVVRYIQDHSLYKESEQKNADDILAPLQRYTSTNYRYETTDTVREVCLEMYINSDFYCGDSCWVPAEEDVQLEADDNNVISEVVQLVSEDLTDPARPSTQMAGSSSGIDQGGMDASPVTPEENRPTG from the exons atgaagaaaaacacCGTAGAACTACATCAGCTACATTCAACGCGTGACGTCACAATGCACGCGCTACAGTCTGTGCAGCAACTGTTCGAAGTCAGTCAACATCTGTTATTCGTTCCTGCAGGTTCAGCGGAATATCGCTCTGAACAAACAGCGAGACCGACAGAGTTAATGACATTGTATTACCCGTGTTGTGACAGTGCTTCAACTCAGCTAAATATGAAGCACGAAATGGCAGTACAAATGAAGACCAAAGTTGTGCTGCTGGCATGTGGGTCCTTCAACCCCATCACAAACATGCACATGCGTATGTTCGAGCTGGCTCGAGATTATCTTCAAGACACGg GAAGATACATAGTGGTGAAAGGAATAATCTCTCCAGTTGGAGATGGTTATAAAAAGAAAGGTCTGATTGAAAACTGTCATCGGCTGGAGATGGCTAGACTGGCTTCAGAGAGCTCTGAGTGGATCTCTGTGGATGATTGGGAGAGTCAGCAGCCGGTGTGGGTGGAGACAGCCAAAGTACTACG GCACCATCATGCAGGACTCATTTCCAGCGGTGACAGCTACAATAATGACTTGGACACAGTGAGGTGTGGGAAGAGGAGAAAGATGGAGCAAAACAGAAACATCTGTCagattgatttttcttttaacaCGAAAGGAG ACACACCTCAACTGAAGCTGTTGTGTGGTGCTGATGTGCTGGAGTCATTTGCTGTCCCCAACCTTTGGAAGCCCGAGGACATTGAGGAGATATTGGGGCGGTACGGTGTGGTGTGCATCACAAGATGTGGCAGTGACGCTGAGAAGTTTATCagtgagtctaatgtgctgtcCAGACACCGTGAGAACATCCACGTGGTTCAAGAATGGGTGACCAATGACATCTCAGCCACCCATGTGCGCTGTGCGATACGCAAAGGACATAGTGTACGCTACCTGCTCCCCGACCCTGTGGTGCGTTATATTCAAGATCACAGTCTGTATAAGGAGAGCGAGCAGAAGAATGCTGATGACATCCTTGCCCCTCTTCAGAGATACACCAGCACCAACTATAG ATACGAAACAACAGACACCGTGAGAGAGGTATGTCTGGAGATGTACATCAACAGTGACTTCTATTGCGGTGACAGTTGCTGGGTACCAGCTGAGGAAGATGTGCAGCTGGAGGCTGATGACAACAATGTCATCTCAGAAGTGGTTCAGCTGGTGTCTGAAGATCTGACCGACCCAGCAAGGCCTTCAACACAAATGGCAGGGAGCAGCAGTGGGATCGACCAGGGTGGCATGGATGCTTCTCCTGTAACCCCTGAGGAGAACAGGCCAACAGGTTAA